The stretch of DNA gtattgtatGACTGTATCTATTCAAGCCACAGAGTGAACAGAACAAAACCCGTTTTACCAGTTTTATAAATTTGTGTTGTCGTTACCATGTCAACCATGTCCTTGCTGAAGTATTGGTATGGCATTTTAACATTAAATGTCCCATTAGCTATTGATGGGAACATTTTGCTGGTGTCAGCCTGCTGATGGCTGTTGTTGATGACAGGGAAGGTAAAAGTGGTGTAGTGAAGATCATGAAGTGTGCCAACTCTGTATCTTTCCAAACAGGGGTGTCAAGGGCGGGGGAGTGGGAGTGGTTAGCAGCCTATCGTGGTGTGATTTAGATTTAAAGAAGCAATGTGGAATTTTAGATAATGTTTGTAAGTTGTCTTGAGACTTGAATTGGATTTAATACAGCAGTAGCCTATTGGTCCattgtggtaggcctatagaccctttcaaccaaagattctagaacagagcaagataGATCAGTTACGTCATAGGCATGAAGTACGCTCTGAGCCCGACAGGGCGCCATTTTGGTAAGCTCAGCGCAACATTTCATATACAGTTCCAATTCTATGAGCCCACctgaacagctgtttttaacgttgccagctgttttttttttttactcggtaatgaactgcaagaactgacagtgtgaaaggcctgatttatctttttccaagtttacactgaataaggataggtaaataggcctattatttagacagaagtagctattgcactggtaaatagatcacataaattcccattgagagactatagcctactgataaactagctagcaggcaaactaacttagctaacgttatattatcaccattgttcttttttctacctgtaggctatacgTTAACCCTTTGTTCACGGCCTGCTTAAACACAGAGCATATGCATAGGCTATTATTATCAATCACTAATAAGGTCAAGATTTCACTCAAGCGTCTGATGtaacttaaataaatgcaaatagttggcctaggctaaacacaacCGTGCTTGACACTAATTATTATCGTTTCCATGCAGTCAAAAACTCCCAAATTGTCCTGCTTgcctatgtgaaatgcatatgaCCACAGAAGTTCGTTTTAAAAATCATTAGCCTATATACAGGCTGGAGCCAAATTAAaacatgtctttgtaaatggCTTTGTAAATTAggctacgtttaattaaaaagtgtttcttgcgtgcgttcattctctcattccctccaaaatgttcctgttctaggctggccaagtgcatgaacccagcatcggtgcgcgcgtcacatgaaacacaattgagacaatagattgaccatattgtacaactgcaaagccttatcataggcatgttatattcatgacatgaaaagtggaacttatAGAACGAAAATGAGAAATTGCGCAGTCGGCTAAAcgttttaaacttgcgcaaaaccgatgaacccagcatcggtgcgtcgcataaattaaaacacaaattgaagccgcacagcttgaccattggacaatcctaccacaaaacctttccataggcatgcaacgtttatgacataaaaattggaatatgaacgcatttcatcacacctgacaaataAACAGCTGTGgccgcgatttgactgatttaTTGAGCTCTCAGCGCAGTGCCGACTTGCGCGTCTTTGATGAGCGTATACAAAGGAAAGCCCTCTAACcggacgggcaagactgacaaggAGGCCAGCCCGTGGCTACACGTAGCCTATGTCAAACAGGTGCTTTAATCTCTTCGACCTccacaaattaagctacagtTAACTCCGTAGTCGTTTGAATAAGTTTGCGATTGACAACGCGACTGACAACGTTGTGATAAATAGGCATTCTAACTTTTGCtaagtcaacttgaatgcatcaattttgaacaaagttgtgtaggctacaccgcgCCAGTTGTAGTCTGCATGAAGTTCTTGCACAAGCCACCGTTTTGATTTCCGTAGGGGAGATGCGGGCTGAACCCGcttgagggagagaggtgcaggGAGAGAATGGGTGCTCTACACTACGCACAtctctatgaaataatgtagcctagactaatccatattttaaatattttaaaaacaatcaTGGAAACCATGTCAATAGGCTAGACAGATAttgtgagtaggcctaatgcaggaatggacgttacagttattcagtaactATAACGAATTACTGAAATTTAAATTGTAATGTGTTACCTTTAGACTACTTCGTTTCCCAATAAAGTAACGAAATTACAGTAacacgttacccccaacactggccTATTGAACTTTGGTGgaatgatggacagatgtcagTGCCCTAGCCTAATTTACCCTCGGAAATAATTCTAGGCCTACATTGTCTTTATACAATATAGCCTACTTAACTGGTCTAGACATGGTGTGGTCTATTGGGTTTCACGTAATTTCAACATAAAGCTTTACAGAATAAATATTGTTAACATGTTAGGATCAGCGCCATAGGATTCCCACGGTAGCCAGCGTCTGTGACGACACCTGAGCTTACCAAAATGGCGCCCATAGAGTCATAGAACGTACTTCAACATATCCAACGTATTCTCCTGCCAGTAATCtatcttgctctgttctagaatctttggtccatactatcccatggcagagcaaggatttcatgattgggcaaggttgcctggagacattgtgtctgctctgaggcattgtgcatacatggaaggcattgtgatagaaggtgaatggtgtgagttaccaaatacccgtgggtggtttgccaaatgatggaaacttttggaatatttcttttttttttttttgcctatgcaccctcacactggagtccccagttcatatacaaaatttggtatcgatatgtgacagtgttcctgagatatggacgacttcctgtttcggagcttcgccgccgatttcgtttggctgtgacgggcaaacgctttcgaaaatcaaaaatccttccgctaacatttgtgaggcttggtccaaggataatgtacgtcaagtttcgtggcgttcggaccaaatttgtgacctgtgaaaatgtagtttcgctttctgttcaatccaatatggcggacgaacggcacgcccacctgacgtcatcttcgcgaccaacttacaccggtactgaccggacgttttaaagttggaacggtgtctctgtctcaaagggcctaggcgctagggctgacaaaaaattagggagacgggaaaaataataataataaaacttaagaagaacaataagtgtgctgctttgcaagcacacttaataagtgtgctgctttgcaagcacacttaataacaaatattgataacatttTAGGATCAGCGCCATAGGATTCCCACGGTAGCCAGCGTCTGTGACGACACCTGAGCTTATAAAAATGGCGCCCATAGAGTCATAGAACGTTCTTCAACATATCCAACGTATTTTCCAGCCAGTAATCCATCTTGcgcgtagcgctctagaatctttgctaacaacaccccttagctgttgtagaatcagtgtaacctacggcctctcggggcttattgcttaaaaaagctacatgggatgttgatattttatgaataaatgaatgaacaaGAGTTTATACAGGTCATCATATATCTGTGATCCAAACACACATGATCAAatagttaggcctacttaaattgtctggtataaagtTGTCAATCAAATTATCTAATCAACATGCATTCTCCACTAGTTACCATTTGTTGATGTTACCAGAGTTACCAGAACAGCGACAGTGGTCCGctagcctcttgctatctgggcagtgccattcatagacagtaaaaaaaatggtcgaacagactccgtcgttttcaatgggagggcacagAGTCAAATTGaatgatttttcagttggtcccccaagtactgcgcagactcgcacTTAACTTCATGACGTTAGCATCGAATTAAATATCATATGATAGATaggccaaagattgttaaggcggagcgataggctacacagaaattcttctcacacttcctttgccttcaaagtcatcaaagttaaacatttatttaagtattattattaatatcatcctcacaagtgatatcaacagaggtggaaaaagtacgaaaatattgtactcaagtaaaagtaccaataccttgataaaatattactcaagtacaagttaaaataccgatctgaaaatgtactcaagtaaaagtaaaaagtagttaatctaaaatgtactttaagtaaaagttacttagttacttttttttttggggggggggggggaccagaacaaccagttttaccaaagactttctaatgaggagatacagcactcaaaaaatcctccatagtaatgcatggggttagtttgtaacggtaacgccaatatggcagttgtctacacatcatatgtctacacatattacaacccttccgcgacaaaacgtcgacatgtgaatacattaagccaatcatgtggtgtgttgtaaaatacattgagccaatcatgtggtgtgctgtgaagacatcgtggcaatcatctgttgtgatctcgctgctggagcaagattggtgtcgtgaagccttacgcacacgcatttctgctggaatagatgcacgataagtgcccaaaaagtgttgcaatatggccgccgagtggaggtacttgcctgaaaaggacattgagaaatggagatctatgtgaaaaatcaccggagttctcctttaagtttgagcagtagttgattttcaaagttagttgcactcatccttgggtcgctttgcagtgaacagtaatccagcacaactgaaaagcccctcacaggcagctgaggcaggcaggccaatattgagttgcagagagtttttttaatatttggaaacgagcagaaggttcagcagattaaagggcgtcgtactgggggggaaagtgggaagtatagggccccaatggaggagagggcccgtgaaaagtggaatacagggggcacaacattttcaccaggcattagtaataactcaggtaatccacacataaaaaatccaaacaactccataagtagagtcatgtaataaagtggaataacacaggggaaaagtattgaacacgctaagaaaaagcactaaggcaaggaaagggaaggaacgagctggaatctgtatagagagtagttatcctttctatctgtgcaaattaatataagcttggttagtagcctacatattgatgggctataaaaaggtttttcattaccaaggtgtcacacaagaaacatttcatgatggataaaagcaaaaagctctcccaagacctttgcaacaatgggccaaaatcagacctgatactgcgaccaataagttttgtcatacaggaaatgtcttgaagctgtctttacaaacaaaggcttttccacaaagtattgaagaaatttcagtaggcacgttcaatacttttttcctgtgtcattccaactcaaaactcttatgtttggattttttatatgtgtgttaatataatgtgtggtgaaaattttgaatagactcactggaagttcaggctaattactgaaaagaaaattaagcgttcaatacttatttccaccatatatttattttacctgaatattttaacttccaaattaaatgtcaaaatgaatgtcagatgaaatttaaagtttgactgactggattttgtatacaaaacatggtgaaaactgtgtaaggtcactctcactctcccttgctaaagagctaaatggtttagtccgcctgcacgattcataaggtagtctcttttgtttatttagttgagcatggctagtagtggaccgctaattgttttgctgctggtgcaatgtctttctccaagaaagccaagtcaggttactaaaaacaaaggccaaaacaggaaaaagagagacatcaaaatgaggggaaacaactgctaataaacttctttccaaagaaaggtgagcacaaacgtcaaaacacgaaatcccatggtgtttgcttaaatatctcctcaatcattagtgctaaaacgaactgagacaaccgattggaatagcgaatatacactttcataggttaggctaatctgatgcatttcgtgatccagtctccatcactttcagaaagactgcatggcgccagcttgattcatgtcctgttgtaggctacatgctgatcattatcactaggctagtggtttagggcgcgatttttttctctccctttccgttttcattagtcttaactttttttttactcaagtaacggatgggatttttgatgtagcgaagtacaatacttcactcaaaatgtaatcaagtaaaatttaaaataccgattttataaactacttaaaaaatacaaaatacacagaaaaacgactcaatacagtaacgtgagtaaatgtatttcgttactttccacctctggatatcaagtcgtgttaatgttgaaactaccacacatgatcatcttcaaaaacagtcatggttaaacaaacaaaaaagttatagcctactTAAAGTTATAGCCACTGCTACCTAGCACTAGAAGCTAATCTTCACTTTTCTGACCTatggtcaatccatcgaaaacctcaaATAATTATCGTGCCATTTTTCATtagctttaccttaacatacatagctttgttcatgAGTTTCCGTGCTGGCCGGACtgagccagagactttctaatgtagAGACACAGCattcaaaaaatactccatagaattgCATGGGGcttagtttgtcacgccaatatggccgttgtctacgcatatcccaccccttcctcggcaaaacgttgacatgtaaatacattgagccaatcatatggtgtgttgtgaagacatcgtgccaatcatgtgttgtgatctcgccgctggaccaagattggtgtcgtgaagccttgcgcacgcgcatttttgccgaaatggatgcctgacgagtgcccaaaaagcgttgtcaaatggccgccgagtggagggacttgcctataaGGACTttgactgagcttcttatccaaacaatacggttatctccctacggtgcGTTAGCTTCCCCTACAACCGGACTCGCTAACTATACTTCTTACGGGAACCTCAACGTTACATACGAGGTAGCTGAGCCTGTTTTGCCTTCtatattgtttatgtagataatacagaagctacaatgtcggcacaggatatatgctatatgaagttatggcatttaaaaaaaatcctaaaatgaatgggcttctatgggggTTAGTAGagaagtggtccctccagcctccattgattcttctacttccgggaattcgccccTTGGTGCCATGTAATATCAAGTGGACATTAGCAAagattagctaactatgctagctatCGAAAAGGCTGAGGGCGGGTGCTTGTCTGAGCTTGTGCGGCTGGTGCTACTGTAAACATGTAGGCTTATTTGCGTTTTCATGGGCGGGGATAGGGATCAGTCGATTGCCTCTACTTTCAACTTTAGCTTTTGCAGTGGGTCAATCCCCTGCTCTTGGAAGTCAGCGATTGTCCTTCCACTATTAAAGGTGATCCCACTATCCTACATAACTATTAGCCTATCTCCAGACTGTCTGCTAAAGAATTTGAATCCCTTGTAAATGAACAGCTTAAACAGTTTTTATTTGATAATGATATTTTACTGTAAGTTACAGTGATGCAACCTTTTTGAAACAAGCCCACAGAGCTGTGTAGAAGATGAACAGGTGCCAGCGAAAGAGTAGTCTTCATGGTACAATTACCCATGTGaccgtgacctttgacccccatGACTTAGAGTAGCCTACCTAATAGCTGATGTTTATGACAGTATGAATGATGAATGGAATACACAGGTTTTGGCTGATTTTATTTTGTCACAGCAGTAGTGGAGTCAAACAGAAAATGCATTTGGTAAGCTATATGTTGCATTGAATTAAAAAGCCATTCACAACAATGCCTTCAAAATGGACATAACAGACCCACTATATCTAAACTTGACTATTAGTCATTAAACATTTCTAAAAGGCAGTACTTCAGTAATACATGTGGAAGATTACATTTAATAGCATTATACTTGCTGTTAGGGGAAAAATGAAGGTAAATAGATACAAACCCAGAAAAAATGAGATACAAACTCAACTATTTTAAAGGCACTAAGGGTGACAGCCTGTGCTGCTGACAGCTTAGGAATAGTGTTGCCACTATTTACATTCCAAAGCTTttagtaatatatatattttttacaaagTTTTAAAACATTTGCAGGTTAAAAGACTCAAAGTAAAAGTATAACAGACTAAATACACCAGCTCCCTACGATCACCTAAATTCAGATCTTCAGAGGCAGTGATTGTGTTGAGAAGGAGAGAACAGAAGCCATCAGTGGTAGAGGAAGGATAGTGGAGAGGGCCGGACGTCAATCAGCTGGTGGATCAGCCGGTGGATTACCAAATAGACCAGGCGCAATTTCACCAAAATCAATGACGATCTCTCTGGAAGCTGGCAGAACaaccctgacacacaaacacacatgatacacatgcacacacacacacacacacacaaatggaaaaaaagggaaaatattttgtttaagaAAAAGTTTAAGTGAACTTTTTCTCTTGTGATGCTTTGAATGAAATTCACCCAAACTTGAGTGAAACAAGAAGGGGGGGGGTTCAAATTCACAGCGTTAACTATAACCTCCCCCAACAAGCACAGTTCAGTGAGTTTATCCCCATCTATCAGTCTTGGCACTTCCAGTAGAGCAGTTAACCCCATCTTTGCTCATTCTCCAGTCCTActcactcctctccttccttcagctatcccccccatcccccatccCCCCCATCTCCCACTAACATAATAACCCTTTTGTCATCTCGTCAAAATACTTTCCCTACACCTTTTAGGAAAATCTCTCCTCATGTTGATGAATACATGCTAGAGTTTGATGGAATCTGAATGGCCGTCAGCTTTTTATTTTAAAAGTGATCCCCaatgatatcgttcttcatattgttattgttataattTATGTGTGGATGTTGTCGTCCATATTAGCCAGAACAATACTTTTTTGCCGTTATAGTTGTAGTTATGGTTCTtggtatgaacacacacactactgcatcacacagtccatctctctctctctcacacacacacacatNNNNNNNNNNNNNNNNNNNNNNNNNNNNNNNNNNNNNNNNNNNNNNNNNNNNNNNNNNNNNNNNNNNNNNNNNNNNNNNNNNNNNNNNNNNNNNNNNNNNNNNNNNNNNNNNNNNNNNNNNNNNNNNNNNNNNNNNNNNNNNNNNNNNNNNNNNNNNNNNNNNNNNNNNNNNNNNNNNNNNNNNNNNNNNNNNNNNNNNNGTGATGATGATTGGCTAAGGTGTAAGGAGTAAAATTTCATGGAAAGCCAACCAGAGGCAGAGTTGGGTCAATTTACCCATGTTTTCCTTTTAAAATTTTATTCATTAATGCACGGATCAGCACCTTTCAGGCGTTATTGACGTTATTAAAAGGAACCATatataagaaatgtatttcaattaatcacaAAATGGCCctaatatgtcactagacattatgTTAGCCCTTATGTTGCAGCCCTTaactgatgttgtgttttgtcatgtcatgttgtgttttggcctgatgcgccaccctccacttatctactaatcacaaagtcattAGTTTTTCAGCATCGGGTTGGCCACCTCGAGTCAGGATGGAGGGGGAGGTGATACACAGCTCTAAAGTAATTTCAAAGTGATTGCAGttccagttttggccacaatcttacatatgtttCCTTTAAGTTTGATGTACAAATTCAAATGTTGTCTTCCAGAACATTGTAATGCTGTTAGCCAATTCTAGGATTAGTACAATACTACCAGTCACCCCTGTGGAAATACAGGTGTCTTTCATAGAAGTGCAATGTGTTTTGTTTGCCTTATCCTTTCTAATGTAAGTTGTATGTCCtgtctgtgttgtctgtgtcttGAATGGATCCTGAGTCTGGTAataatggtgatgatgatgatgatgatgaaaaagTTTGAATTAAGATACGCTACCCACCATACAGATATTTATTTCCAAGTGGGTCCTCACTCTCTCGAGCCCAAGGCAGCGATTCATTGGGGCAGCCATTCGGCATCCTATTGTAGCCGATGCCCACAATCTTCTTATCCGGGTTCACAATGCAGGCCCCGACCTTGGAAGAAATAATGTCAACATGTCAGATGAGGTCAAGAAAAGGGATATTTCTGCAAGACAAAAAGCAGGGGCCACAAAGATGGAACTGTGAACTGAAGAATGTCATTGAACATCCCGGCTCGCCAGCAGAGGAGGCAACAGAGCCTGtgagtcttaaaggagaatttgccaactatttcaacgtaatatacccatttagaaatcatttggatggttaaatgacctgttccggtgaaaatggtgactttccccccCCCGCTGCCCCCTAGCATCCCCAggtggaaaaccaaccttgcaacattgagactaccgtcccggaaagagaagtgagaaacaagaaacacgttttaaatcgtgtttcttaccttgtaacatccacattgttctgccaaacttatgctaaccatttcgctagcttgtaaacaaatccatcgttacctttttccacagtttgaaatagcataatgcacgaTTTCTCCAGCAGAaggggaaatatagctaatcctgccTAGTTTTCCTTTAAGGTTGTCACGGGACGGGAccttagggactgttcgttatttataaatttattttataaattaattattattttataaatttataaattatattatttctaccaattgaccttgttcctgcccatctctagctttgctgtctccatcctttctgttttcgttgtttgccaaaaaaatatatagtaggccctgtttattggtaaccagcaacaagtgcaatttgttaatcgctgtcattctctctcctgccaacaaaaatgtgttatgttccaagtagcagtgcgtaattctgcttcataaagttgaacaaatacattggtcatataaatagtcagtttatggtctacagtgtagagttggtaagttatggtaggccaacttggagtgaatatacagggggaattctttgtctactcgtagctgagtggcaggtgcgcacgtagacatagcctacggccgaacactgcaagcgccaatgaatcgtgctctcacgacaaccacgtcgttaacttaaataggcctagatGCACTcggagttcgcattcaagcaagcaaaacgatgatttgaatacatctgtttcactggaagggcaaggggtaacaacaggacaacacagagacaggccagaatgcaggactaatgttatgagagtattacagtaatatgggatattctacggcaGGGgaccccaaccttttatgtaccatggaccggtttgattcccatttttttttttcacggaccggggggggggggggttgtcggggggttccatgttccaaatgtgttgtgcatgcattacttgaaaagaactagctccagttaacagtgaaggtaacaaactcttaaaaatgtttaaaacgtgaacttgaagaagtgaaaattgaacaatatgaactatgaaaatttaacaacttgaagctacatttatcaagtgtgaacatgcttaacaaaatatgggaacaaatggaactaaacgtgcattacgaatataatcagtgggagcccctgtgcttgtttccctgcaacaagaaggttccatcagggggtgatggaagacagtgacaccctcagtgtgtttgaaatgtccagtcgattgcgcaatttggtcttagttgcagtcattgcagaaaacccggcctcgcatagatacgtggtgggaaatggtagcaacgttttcagcgcttttacgctatctcgggatattctgctttggttttgatccaaaaacccgccagagaggtttcctcatacacactcttaagaccaccgtcatttgcaatttcgatcaactgctcttcctcctgcgctgacaagttatgactattcgggatattgacaaatgggttggggaaccactcattggtttgccgtggatctttggaggatgggaagtagcctaacgctcaaactcatttgaaagcgcaacaaggtgattgcgcaccagctgcgagagaaagggccctgcctcagtctctccctaaacccccactactgtttggaacatatcaaatacaacCCGTCCCcattcgtccccacaaatcaagcttggctttaaatgcagctactttatctgccagtttaaagacagttgtcattctcccctggagtgacaggttgaggtaattaagcaacccgaatatgccacacaggtaagcgagttttggcacccagt from Alosa sapidissima isolate fAloSap1 chromosome 24, fAloSap1.pri, whole genome shotgun sequence encodes:
- the LOC121700177 gene encoding deoxycytidylate deaminase-like; translation: MESRGVTESENKMDNDTYFMAVAVHAAKWSPDPNTKVGACIVNPDKKIVGIGYNRMPNGCPNESLPWARESEDPLGNKYLYGG